In Kiritimatiellia bacterium, the genomic window CGGTGATTTTCAGGCCCATCCGGTGGAGCTTGACCAGGAGTTCGACCATGCAGACGAACCCCGGCTCCTCGATCAGGCGGTCCCCGTAGGTTCTTGTCGCCGCCTCCAGCGCGCGGTACCGGTAGGCGCGGTAGAACGAACTGTAGGTGTTCACTTCCGAGACCCGGTAGACCGTCCGGATGATCCAATTGGCGGTCTTGCTCAAGGCCATGCGCAGCGGCGTGGTGCCCTTGATCCCGCCGCCCGGCGCGTAGCACGAGGCGAGGGCCACGTCGCTGCCGGCCCGGAGCTGGTCGAGCATCGCGGGCAGGACCTCCAGGGCGCTGGTGTTGTCCGCCTCCAGCGTGACGATGACATCGCCCTCGCGGCCCCGGGCCAGCGCGGCGTCGAAGGCCGTGCGGAACCCCTGGCCGACGCCCAGGTTCCGGGGATGGTCCACGACCTCGACCGGGAGGCGGTCGGCGCGGGAGAGGGCCGTTTCCCGGGTGCGGTCCGTGCTGCCGTCGTTGACCAGCAGCACCCGCGGCGCGTACCCCGTCGGCGCAAGGCCGGCAAGGTTGTCCAGCAGGCGGCCGATGTTTTCTTCCTCGTTGAATGCGAGGGTCGCGAACCACAGGGTGGGTGGAGGGGCGGGGGTCACAGGGAGGGCTCCGGGTGACGGGGCGCGGCGCGCACGGTCTCGGCGAAGCCGGCCTCCATGGAGATCCTGGGGTTGAAGCCCAGCAGGTAGCGGGCCTTGGCGATGTCGGCGACGCGACGCGGCACGTCCTCGTAGTGCGCGGAGAAGTCGGTGTAGGGCACGAACTCGAGCCGGGGCTTATCGCGGCGCCCGCTCAACCGCCAGACCATGTAGGCCAGATTGATGATGCTGATGTGTTCCGTGCCGGCGATGTTCAGGATTTCCCCGCGGGGATACTCGCTCTCCATGGCCAGCCGTGTGCCTTCGACCGCGTCGTCGATGTGCGTGAATGTCCGGACCTGGAGCCCGTCGCCGTGGATCGGGAGGACCTCCCCGGCCAGGGCCGCCGCGACGAAGATCGATTGGGGCCCGCCTCCGAGCCCAGCGGATTGTCCCGGGCCGTACAACCCGAAGTAGCGAAGGATGGACACCGGGACCTGGTGCTCGTCGGCGAAGGCCAGCGCCAGTTGCTCGCCCATCAACTTGGACGTCCCGTAGCTCCACCGCCGCGAATCGGTCCGGCCCATGACGAGCGCGCTTTCCTCGTGCAGGGTCTCGTCCGGGTTCTTCCCGTAGACCTCGTCGGTCGAGCCGAAGACAAAGCGGGCGCCTTCCCGCCGGGCCGCTTCCAGGGCCTGTTCGGTTCCCTCGAGATTAACCTCCAGCGTTTCCAGGGCGCCCCCGAAGCGAGGGATTTTCACCTCGGCGAAATGAAGGAGGTGGCGGGCGCCGGCCGCCGCCCGGGCCATGGCCGCCGGGTCGCGGACATCGCCTTCGACGAAGGTGAACGCCGGGCGCGCCGCCAGCGGCGCCAACCGGTCCCGGACGCCGTGCGAAAGGTTGTCCAGACCGGTCACCGCGAAGCCGTCGGCCAGCAGGCGGGCGGCCAGGCGCGAGCCGAGGAACCCGGCCACGCCGGTGATGCAGGCGGTGGCCGCGCTCATGCCGGCTCCTTTCGCGGGAGGTCGCGCGTCACGCGCCGCTGCCAGTCAATCGTGACGCGCAGTCCCTCCTCCAAGTCCGTCTTCGGCTCGAACCCGAGCAGCGCGCGGGCCTTGGAGATGTCCGGCACGCGCCGCATGACGTCCTCGTACTTGCCGAAGCTCCGGTAGGAAATGCGCTTCAACTGCGGCTCCCCCGAGCCGGCCAGGCGCCAGACCAGGAGGGCCAGGTCCTGGATGCTGATCTCCCGCGTGTTGCCCAGGTTGAAGACCTGGTGGCACGCCTCCTCGCGCTCGAGGCACAGGATCAGCCCGTTCACGTGGTCGTCAATGTACGTGAAGCTGCGCGTCTGCTGTCCGTCCCCGTGGATGTCCATGGGGTGGCCGCGCAGGGCGGCGTCAATGAAGACCGACTGGGGGCCGCCCCACCAGGACAGGTGCTGGTGGGGGCCGTACCCGCCGAAGAAACGGACGACGGTGAAGCGCAGTTTTTTTTCGTCCATCAGGGCGTGGCAGAGGTGCTCGTCGTACATTTTCGAGATGGCATACGCCCATCGCTTCACGGTGCTCGGCCCCATCCACAAGTCGCTGTGCTCATGGAAGGGGATGTGCGGGTTCCGGCCGTAGCAGTCGGACGTGGAGGCGAAGATCACGCGGCAGCCCCGCTGCGCCGCGGCCTCCAGGATCTGGCGCGTGCCGTGGGTGTTGATCCGCAGCGTGTCCATCGCGTTGCCGTAGCGGGGAATCTTGTACGCCGCGAGATGGAAGACGGCATCGGCGGCCCCCACCTGTTCCCGGACCGCCGCTCCGTCGCGGACGTCGCCCTGGACAAACTTGAAGCGCGGATCGTCCCGGCACGCGGCGAGATGGTCCATCCGGCCCTGGGAAAGGTTGTCCAGCCCGATGACCGAGTAACCCCGCTTCAGCAGGGCCAGCGTCAGGTTGGAGCCGATGAATCCGGCCGCGCCTGTGATCAGAATCTTCATGTCAATCCGAACCCGTCCGCCGGGTCTCGCCCGGCGTCGCGGACTGCAGCCGCTCCGCGATGCGTTCCGCGGCGCGGCCGTCGCCGAACAGGGCCGGCGGCCTCGCGGCGGGACGCCGCGCGGACGCGACGAGTTCCGGCAACTCGGCGAGGGTGTCCCCGGCCAGCCGGTTCCAGCCGGTCGCGACGGTCTCCGTCCATTCCGTTTCCCGGCGCAACGTTATACAGGGGGTTTCGAGGAAGAAAGCCTCTTTTTGAATGCCGCCGGAATCCGTGAGAACGACCGAGGCGTCCTGTTCGAGCTTCAGCATGTCCAGGTACCCGACGGGGTCGATGACGTGCAGGTGCGAGGGGGCGCCGGAGGGGAAGACCCGGTCGTGGAGCGCCCGCATGCGCTCCCGCGTTCGCGGGTGGACCGGGAATATCACGGGCCGCTCGATCCGGGCCAGGGCCTGGAGCAGGCGGGTGAGCGTGGGTTCATCATCCACGTTGCCGGCCCGATGCAGCGTGACCAGCGCGAACGACGTGTCGCGCAGGCCCAGCGTCCCGGCCACGGAGGGGCGCCGGCGCGCGGCCTCGGCGAAATGAAGAACGGCGTCGTACATGGTGTCGCCCACCACGTGGACGCCCCGGGTGACGCCTTCCCGTTCCAGGTTGGCCCGCGCGGTTTCGGTCGGGCAGAAAAGCAGGTCCGCGCAGTGGTCCGTCAGCACGCGGTTGTGTTCCTCCGGCATGGCCCGGTTGTACGAGCGCAGGCCGGCCTCCACGTGCGCCAGGGGCACGCGGAGCTTGCACGCGGCCAGGGCGCCGGCCAGCGTGCTGTTCGTGTCGCCGTAGACCAGGACGAGATCCGGCTTCTCCCGGAGTAGAACCTCCTCGATGCCCTGGAGCATGGCCGCGGTCTGCGCGCCGTGCGGGCCGGAGCCCACCCGCAGGTTGTACTCGGGCGCCGGGATGCGCAGTTCCTCGAAGAAGCGGCGCGACATGTTGTCGTCATAGTGCTGCCCGGTATGGACCAGGGTTTCCCGGCATGTCTGGCGCAGGGCCCAGCAGACGGGCGCGGCCTTGATGAACTGCGGCCGGGCCCCGACGATGGTCACGATGTGTTTCATGTTGCCTTAACGGGCCCTGCTTCACTGGGCCGGCGCTCCGCGCCACGGCGAATGTGGGCCACGATATACAGGCCGTTTCCGCGAGGGAAGCCCCTTTTTTCTTTCCCGGGGCCGCCGTCCCGGTAGCCGCCGGCGTAAGCCGGTGGCGCCGAGCGACCGTGTTGTCTTTCTCCCTTCGCCCTGCTACATGTCTCACCCATGCCGGCGGAATCGCCCCATATCAGTGTCGTCATCCTGAACTGGAACAGGCCGGAAGACACCCTGCAGGCGGTGCGTTCCGTGCTCGGCCAGTCCTGTGCCGACCTCGAGGTGGTCGTGTGGGACAACGCCTCGACGGACGGGTCCCGCGAGGTGTTGACCGACGCCTTCGCGTCCGATCCCCGGGTCCGCCTGGTGTGGAGCGAGCGCAACTACGGCGTGGCCGGCGGCCGCAACCGGGCCTTTGCCGCGGCCCGGGGACGGATTCTCTTTTCGCTGGACAGCGATGCCGTCATCGAAACCCGGGACGGACTGGACCTCGTTGCCGCCGTTTTCGAGAACGAGCCCGGCGTCGGGGTCGTGGGGGCCGAGGTGCTCCGCCCGGACCGCCATCTCATGTGGCCGTTCGCGCGGCCGGCCTCCGAGTGGCGCGAGCGCCGGTTCGACACCATCCGCCTGGACGGCTGCGCGTTTGCCACGCGCCGCGAGCTGTTCGAGCGCATCGGGGGCTTCGCCGAGCATTTCTCGCCGTACGGCCAGGAGGATCATTACTACGCGTTCCAGGTGCTGGGGGCCGGCTTTCGCGTGGTGTACGTGCCCGCCATCAAGGTCGTTCATGCCTTCAACCCGGTGGGCCGGCAGGGCGAGCAGTTTGCCATGGTCGTGCGGAACGGGCTGTGGATTCCGCTTGAACTATTTCCCTTCCCCCATAACCTTCTGCGTGCCGTCTCCCGGAGCATGCATTTTGCGCGAGAGGCCGCGGAGGACAAGCAGTGGCGCTTTTTCTTCCAGGGGTTTTCCCAGGGCTTCGCCGCGATGAGGCGCCGCCGACCCATGCCGCGCAAGGCGTGGCGCCGGGTCGCCGCGCTCATCCGGGAAGACAAGGCCCTTGGAAAAGCGTATGATACGGGAAATGTACACGGGTGATGAACCTCGCCGGATGAAGCGCCATCGCGAACCATCGCGCGGACTATCGTGATCTACAGGGACTAAACTTCAGGCCGACCTTTTCCGATTTCAGGTTTCATCCCTCTCCACCCATGCTCTTCAACAGCTACGAGTTCCTGTTCCTCTTCCTGCCCCTGGTCCTGCTCGGGTACTACGCGCTGGTGCCCCGGCGCGCGCGCCTGCTGCTGCTGACGCTGGCGAGCTACTTCTTCTACGGCTGGTGGGACTACCGGTTCTGCTCGCTGATGCTGATCTCGACGCTGATCGATTACGCGGCGGGAAAAGGGATCGGAGGCTCGGCCGATCCGCGAATCCGCCGGCGGTGGATGATAGCCTCGATTGTGTCGAATCTCTCGCTGCTCGGTTTTTTCAAGTACTACGATCTCGCGGCCCGCACGGTGAACCAGGCCCTTTCATTTTTCGGCGCTCCGGATCCGCTGCTCCCGCTGCTCCACATCATCCTGCCGGTCGGGATATCCTTCTACACGTTCCAGAGCATGAGCTACTCGATCGACATCTATCTCGGCGCGGCCCGGCCGGCGAGGTCCTTCGTCGATTTCGCCTGTTTCGTGGCGCTCTATCCCCAGTTGATCGCCGGCCCGATCGTGCGGTATCGCGACCTGGCCGAGCAGTTGATCGAACGCTCGCACACGGTCGCGAAGTTCGCGCTGGGGATCACGTTCTTCGTGCTGGGCCTGGCCAAGAAGGTGATCCTCGCGGACGGCGTGGCGCCCCTGGTCGGCCCGGCCTTCGAGGCGGCCGCGCCGGGCCTGTTCACCGCGTGGACCGGTCTGCTGGCGTACACGATGCAGATTTACTTCGACTTCAGCGGCTACTCGGACATGGCGGTCGGCCTCGGGCTGATGCTCGGGTTCCGCATGCCGCAGAATTTCGATTCGCCCTACAAGGCGGTCTCGATCACCGACTTCTGGCGGCGCTGGCACATCACCCTGTCGAGCTGGCTGCGCGATTACCTCTATATTCCGCTGGGCGGCAACAGGCTGGGGCCCGTCCGGACGTACTTCAACCTGTTCCTCACGATGCTGCTGGGCGGCTTGTGGCACGGGGCGAACTGGACCTTCGTCCTGTGGGGCGCCTACCACGGCATTCTGCTGGCGATCGAGCGGGCGGCGGGGAAGAAGGGCCTGCTGGCGTGGGCGCCGGCCGCGGCGCAACAGCTGGTCACTTTTGGACTCGCGATGTTCGGCTGGGTCCTGTTCCGCGCCGCCACGCCGGGGCAGGTCCGGACGATGTTCCGGGGCCTGTTCGGGGCGAACGGCGCGGAGGCGCACGTCCGGGCGGCGATGGCGGCGAACCCGCTGCCGTACCTGATGCTGGCCGTCACGCTGCTGCTGGCCTTCGGGTTCCGGAACACGTGGGAGATCCAGTGGCGGAACGGCTGGACCCTGGCCTTGTTCCTGGCCGCGTTGTTCGCGGCCTCGGTGGCCGCGATCCTGGTCAATACCAGTTCGCCGTTCCTGTACTTCCAATTTTGAACCACGAATGGACACGGGTAGACATGGAGCGTGGAGCCGCGAAGGCCACGCGCTGACGCGCGCGGCTACGTAGCCGCCGCCGGGTAGCCGCCGCCGTAAGGCGGTGGCAGGAAAAGAACCGCATGCAGCATCTTGAAGAAAAAGAGCGGGCGTTCGCGCCGGGGCCGGGCCGGGCCTGGGTCGTGGCCGCCGTCGTGGGCCTGCTCTGGCTGGCCGCCTGCGCGGCCGACTGGAGCCTGCGCTTCCAGCGGTTCCGCTGGCAACAGCGGCTGATCTTCAGGCCCGCAACGATCCAGGCGCTGGCCGTCGGGGACGAACGGTTCGTGACCAACTGGATGGCGGAAAGCCGGGGCGGCGACCTCACGCGCCTCGCGGGCATCCCTTCCTTCGCCGGCCGTTTTGAGCAGCCGCGGCCCGGCCGATTCGAGAGCCTCGATGCCGCGGGCTTCCGCAATGTCCCCGCGCCGCCGGAGCTGGCCCACCCGGTCGTCGTCGCGGGCGACAGCTTCATGGCCTCGGGCTATCCGATGACGAACATGTTCGCCGTCCGGCTGGCCGGGATTTCCGGCCTGCCGGTGTACAACCGCGCCATGCTGGGCGTGGGGCCGTTCTTGAGCCTGGTCCGCTTCGTGGACAGCGAGCGGTTTGTCAGCCGGGCGCCCCGGGTCCTGGTTTGGGGTTTCATCGAGCGCTCCGTCATCCGGCACGCCTTCTCCGGCATGATGTACCAGTTGGACATCCGGGAGAAAGGGATCCGGCCCGCGGATCATTATGAACGGTCAGCGACCCGGACGCGCCTGGTCTGGCAGGAGCTGGCGCCGTCGCAGTTGAAAACCGCGCTGCCCGACACCTCGGCGATGGCGCATTTCGCCCGCCGCGCCTGGAACCGGCTGCGCTACGCGCTGCTGGGGATGATCAACCCGGAAGTCTTCGTCGCCGCGGGGAAAGTGGCGGGGCGCCCGATGCTGATGTACCGCCCCGCCGTCGAGATCATGATCGGCGACCCGGCGGAACGGAACCTGGTGGAGGTCGCCGGGGCGATCCGGTACGCGGGCGATTTCATGGCGCGGCGGGGCATCCGGCTGGTGGTCGTGCTGATTCCCGACAAGGAGCAGGTCTACCGCGAACTCGTCCCGGCGCACGTGCGGGACGGCCGCGAGTTGCCGCCGTCCTGCCTGGGCGAACTCGAGGAGCGCGTGCGGGCCGAGGGGATCCCGGCGGTCAACCTGCTGCCCCTGTTCCGCGCGCATGCCGCGGAGGGCGAGCTGCTGTACTGGCCGGACGACACGCACTGGAACGAG contains:
- a CDS encoding NAD-dependent epimerase/dehydratase family protein, which produces MSAATACITGVAGFLGSRLAARLLADGFAVTGLDNLSHGVRDRLAPLAARPAFTFVEGDVRDPAAMARAAAGARHLLHFAEVKIPRFGGALETLEVNLEGTEQALEAARREGARFVFGSTDEVYGKNPDETLHEESALVMGRTDSRRWSYGTSKLMGEQLALAFADEHQVPVSILRYFGLYGPGQSAGLGGGPQSIFVAAALAGEVLPIHGDGLQVRTFTHIDDAVEGTRLAMESEYPRGEILNIAGTEHISIINLAYMVWRLSGRRDKPRLEFVPYTDFSAHYEDVPRRVADIAKARYLLGFNPRISMEAGFAETVRAAPRHPEPSL
- a CDS encoding GDP-mannose 4,6-dehydratase; its protein translation is MKILITGAAGFIGSNLTLALLKRGYSVIGLDNLSQGRMDHLAACRDDPRFKFVQGDVRDGAAVREQVGAADAVFHLAAYKIPRYGNAMDTLRINTHGTRQILEAAAQRGCRVIFASTSDCYGRNPHIPFHEHSDLWMGPSTVKRWAYAISKMYDEHLCHALMDEKKLRFTVVRFFGGYGPHQHLSWWGGPQSVFIDAALRGHPMDIHGDGQQTRSFTYIDDHVNGLILCLEREEACHQVFNLGNTREISIQDLALLVWRLAGSGEPQLKRISYRSFGKYEDVMRRVPDISKARALLGFEPKTDLEEGLRVTIDWQRRVTRDLPRKEPA
- a CDS encoding glycosyltransferase family 2 protein translates to MPAESPHISVVILNWNRPEDTLQAVRSVLGQSCADLEVVVWDNASTDGSREVLTDAFASDPRVRLVWSERNYGVAGGRNRAFAAARGRILFSLDSDAVIETRDGLDLVAAVFENEPGVGVVGAEVLRPDRHLMWPFARPASEWRERRFDTIRLDGCAFATRRELFERIGGFAEHFSPYGQEDHYYAFQVLGAGFRVVYVPAIKVVHAFNPVGRQGEQFAMVVRNGLWIPLELFPFPHNLLRAVSRSMHFAREAAEDKQWRFFFQGFSQGFAAMRRRRPMPRKAWRRVAALIREDKALGKAYDTGNVHG
- a CDS encoding MBOAT family protein — protein: MLFNSYEFLFLFLPLVLLGYYALVPRRARLLLLTLASYFFYGWWDYRFCSLMLISTLIDYAAGKGIGGSADPRIRRRWMIASIVSNLSLLGFFKYYDLAARTVNQALSFFGAPDPLLPLLHIILPVGISFYTFQSMSYSIDIYLGAARPARSFVDFACFVALYPQLIAGPIVRYRDLAEQLIERSHTVAKFALGITFFVLGLAKKVILADGVAPLVGPAFEAAAPGLFTAWTGLLAYTMQIYFDFSGYSDMAVGLGLMLGFRMPQNFDSPYKAVSITDFWRRWHITLSSWLRDYLYIPLGGNRLGPVRTYFNLFLTMLLGGLWHGANWTFVLWGAYHGILLAIERAAGKKGLLAWAPAAAQQLVTFGLAMFGWVLFRAATPGQVRTMFRGLFGANGAEAHVRAAMAANPLPYLMLAVTLLLAFGFRNTWEIQWRNGWTLALFLAALFAASVAAILVNTSSPFLYFQF
- a CDS encoding glycosyltransferase family 2 protein, which codes for MTPAPPPTLWFATLAFNEEENIGRLLDNLAGLAPTGYAPRVLLVNDGSTDRTRETALSRADRLPVEVVDHPRNLGVGQGFRTAFDAALARGREGDVIVTLEADNTSALEVLPAMLDQLRAGSDVALASCYAPGGGIKGTTPLRMALSKTANWIIRTVYRVSEVNTYSSFYRAYRYRALEAATRTYGDRLIEEPGFVCMVELLVKLHRMGLKITEVPMVLDGAQRKGASKMKIARTLKGYARFALRDLFRRRKPR
- the wecB gene encoding UDP-N-acetylglucosamine 2-epimerase (non-hydrolyzing), producing the protein MKHIVTIVGARPQFIKAAPVCWALRQTCRETLVHTGQHYDDNMSRRFFEELRIPAPEYNLRVGSGPHGAQTAAMLQGIEEVLLREKPDLVLVYGDTNSTLAGALAACKLRVPLAHVEAGLRSYNRAMPEEHNRVLTDHCADLLFCPTETARANLEREGVTRGVHVVGDTMYDAVLHFAEAARRRPSVAGTLGLRDTSFALVTLHRAGNVDDEPTLTRLLQALARIERPVIFPVHPRTRERMRALHDRVFPSGAPSHLHVIDPVGYLDMLKLEQDASVVLTDSGGIQKEAFFLETPCITLRRETEWTETVATGWNRLAGDTLAELPELVASARRPAARPPALFGDGRAAERIAERLQSATPGETRRTGSD